The genomic window AAAGTTTCACCGGAAGGAAAGGAGCATATTCTTCATATTGTGGGGCCTGGAGAAACGTTCGGTCAGGTCGCTGTTTATGCCGGGAGGTCATTTCCTGCAAGTTCAGAGGCAATTAGCCAAAGCCATCTGCTCTTTATCCCCAGAGTTGCATTTGTGGGGCTAATTGCCGACAATCCATCACTGGCAATGAGTATGTTGGCGGTTCTTTCCCTGCGGCTAAGAGAATTTACCATTCAGATTGAAAATCTTTCTTTAAAAGAGGTTCCTGGGCGTCTTGCATCCTACCTTATTTATCTCGCTGATGAGCAAAAAACAGAGGATACTATTTCTTTACCGATTTCAAAAGGGCAGCTGGCCAGTCTCCTTGGAACCATTCCTGAAACCTTGTCGCGAATTTTTACCAAAATGAGCAGCCAAAATCTAATTCAGGTAAGCGGTGGAGAAATAAAAATTTCAGACCGCACCGGACTTGATGATCTGGCTATGCATGGAAAGCTTTAAAATGGAAAATAAGTTTCGCATCGGAGTGCTCATATCAGGAAGTGGAACAAACCTGCAGGCGATCATCGATTCCTGTGAAACAGGTAAAATAAAAGGCAAACTGGCATTTGTAGGCTCGGACAATCCCAATGCCAAGGGTCTTGAAAGGGCTCGCAGGCATAAAATTCCTACGTTAGTAGTGGACTACTCTTCCATGATAAAACGATTGAACAGGAAAACGGAAAAAGCCCTGCTGCCTGATGACTTTAACTTTGATGATTTGCTGTCCAAGCAAACTCTCTTGTTAGGGAACGCCAATTCCAAAAAAACCAAAACATTTATAATGACGCGCGCAATAATTGAAAAAGAGCTTCTGGATAAGATGAAACCCTACCCTTTTGACCTTCTTGTACTGGCAGGTTTTATGAGAAATTTAACTCCGTATTTTATCGACAGGGTGAATACGAATCCTGGTTATCCCCGCATAATGAACATCCATCCTGCACTCCTTCCATCATTTCCCGGAACGGATGGATATGGAGATACGTTTCGCTATGGGTGCAAGGTGGGTGGCTGTACGGTTCACTTTATTGATTATGGGGAAGATACAGGGCCAATCATCGGCCAGAAATCATTTCAGATCGAAAAGGATGACACACTGGATACGATTAAAAAAAAAGGATTGGCATTGGAATGGGAGCTTTATGCGGAATGTATCAACCTGTTTGCCGAAAACAGGCTTAAGACAGTCAAGGTTCCATATAGGCTGAAAAACGGTGAACAAAAAGAAAGGACCGTGGTAAAAATATTAGATTCTTCTCCACTTTAGCTGAAGGAAAGGCCCCGAGGGTTGAGGGGTTTCTGGAGTTTTACAAATACGTTCTTGCACCGACATATCTGGATCTATAATATTTTCCTGAAAGTGAATCTCTGCGGATTTTTTTGCCGGTTCCCGATGCGTGGATAAATTTATTATTTCCCGTATATATCCCCACGTGAGATATTTTTTTCCATCCTATGGTTGCAAAAAAAACCAGGTCTCCTTTTATTAACTGACTGCGTAAAACAGGTTTTCCGACTTTCCACTGTTGTATGGAAGAGCGTGGGAGATTCAATCCGTTCAGCCGATAAACCGTCATGGTTAGCCCACTGCAATCAAACCCTTTTTGGGGAGAAGCCCCCCCCCATAGATACGGAACCCCAATAAAATTTTCGGCTGTTTTTACAATGGAACTTCTGATGCTGTTTTCATCTCTCAGATACTGTGGGCTGACAATATAAAAGTTATCAATAGTGCCATTGGCCTTAAGGAGTTCGGCTTTTTTGCGGGCTGCATTTTTGGTGGGAAAGTTGCCGAAGCGAACCTTATACAAACCCGATTGGTGAACAAAATGATACGCATTGAGTCCCTGACGTTGCAAGGTGTTGGTCAGCCTTAGCGCATTTCTTTGATTGGAAAATGCTCCGGCCTGAACGGCAAAATGAGCTGGGGCAAGAAATTTGGTTGAAATATATGGTGTTGAAGTCGGAGTCACAGTTGTAGAACCACCGCAACCTGATAAAAACAATAAGAGGATAACAACAATATGGACTTTAGCACAAGATTGGTATTTGGTTCCCATGGTTTTGGCCCTTAGAGTTTGTGCGAATATGAAGCTATTTTTATACGAGCCGTTAAAGCAATTTGACGATTAACGGTAGAGCGACAAATGTACCCACGGCGCTGCCAAGGTTGGTAAATACAACGACCAGAAGTATTCGTGTCACTTTGTTTTTCCAAAAACCACGTATAGAAATAATATCTTCGGGCAGGCTTTCAATATCCCTGACTCTTGGCTTTCTAGAAAATGCCTCCACAAGCCCGGAGACCCACCCTGCTGCAATCAGCGGGTTTAGAGAGGTTAACGGAGCAGCCAGAACGGAAGATAAAATGGTAAGGGGATGTGCAAAGGCGATGGCTGCACCAAGGCCTGCCAGTACTCCGTTTGCCAACAGCCAGTATTTTATCATTTCTTTTCCGGTGGCAGCTCCTCCGTAAAAAAAGCCCGCCACAAAAAGCATCAGGATGACTGCGGGAATCATCCATTTTAAAATACCGGAAGCCTTTCCTTTGGGTGGCAGTTGTTCCAGGGGTTCAATATCGATATTTACATTCCAGTATTTTTTAATTCCCGGCACATGACCGGCACCCACAACGGCAACAATAGTATTACCTGGAGCTGTTTGTATTTTATGAGCAAGGTATCTATCCCGCTCATCTATCAGGATATCTTTTAATACCGGAAGTGATTTACCAACATCGGCCAACAGCGTTTCAAGCACATCATTTTGCTTTATTTTTTCAATGTCTTGTTCGCTTATCTCATCGACTCCTCCCATCGATAAAATGAGTTGAAAGAACAGCTTAAACTTGCTCCAGAATCCCATGGTACGCCATGTTCTTGAAAGGGTGATACGGATGTCCCGATCTGCAAGGTGTATGTTGGCCCCCAGAGCTTCTCCTGTCTCAATGGCTTGAATCATTTCCTGACCGGGTTTAATATCAAATTTGCTGGCAATCCTTTTTTGAAATGACGATAGCAGGAGGTTGGTAAGAAGCAGAAAAGATTTTTTCTCCCTGATGACTTTGACAATATCCGTATCTTGCCACATTTCCTTTTGGCGGATGGCCTTATATCTGGATTCGCAGAGCTCAATGCAGACGGTATCGGGTTTTTCCTCTTCGATGACCTCTTTTACCAGCTGAGTGCTTTCTTTAGAAACATGAGCAGTTCCCAAAATAATAATTTCTTTGTCTTCCAAGTCAAGGCGGTGTATCATATTGCTGTTATTTATCATTGTGATAGTGTATATATTTCCTTTACCGAGTGACTCAAGTTTCGCATCCTTGATTTCAATCACGGTCCAGGCGGTGAAAAGCCTCTACCGTCTAAAGCTTTAATTGAATTGATGGGTGCGATACGGGAGCATTTGATTTTAAAGCTACGTCATCTATGCGTAGATTTTTTTGCTATGACGGATTAATATAACAACTACACTTGAGGTGTCAATGCAAGTTCAACGCCTGCAATGATTAAAAAATGGAGGTTATGATTGAATGGCACATGAAATTGAACAGAATACCGGCAGTTATTTAATAGAAAAAGAGCCATATTATGTGCAGACAGATAATGAGGTCGCCCTTTTTGAGGCTGCTTATAATGCCAGGCTCCCGGTTATGCTAAAAGGGCCGACAGGTTGCGGTAAAACAAGATATGTCGAATATATGGCATATCGATTAAAACGGCCACTGATAACCGTGGCCTGTCATGAAGACCTGTTTGCATCTGATCTGATAGGTCGTTATCTGCTGAAAAGCGATGAAACCGTATGGGTCGATGGTCCATTGACAAATGCTGTGCGCAATGGCGCCATATGTTATCTTGACGAAATTGTAGAAGCCCGCAAGGATACAACCGTGGTGATTCATCCTTTGACAGACAATCGAAGAACACTGAGCATAGATAAAAAAGGTGAAACCATACGCGCACATAAGGATTTTATGATGGTGATCTCATATAATCCAGGATATCAATCTGTGCTGAAGGATTTAAAACAAAGCACACGTCAGCGTTTTGTCGCCCTTGAATTTAATTATCCGGAAGCCGAAAAAGAAGCCCGGATCGTTTCTCATGAAGGAGAAATTGAAATGGAAACCGCCATGAGACTGGTTACTCTGGCAGAAAAAATAAGGAGTATCAGGGAGCATGGCCTGGCAGAAGGGGCAAGTACCCGCCTGTTGATATATGCCTCTCAGTTGATAAAAAGAGGCACACCGGTGCACCAGGCATGTAAAACAGCAATATGCCTCCCGCTTACAGACGATGAAAGGCTTCAGGAAACCTTGAACGATCTAATAGAAGATATTTTTTAGCGGTTTTGTAAAGACTAATCGTTCACCACAAAGCTCGCAGAGAGCACAGAGAATATATTGTTATATTAATTAGTTGCCTCTGTGGTCTCAGTGCTCTCCGTGGTAAATTTGATTTCTGAGAAACCACCTGTTTTTCTATGGAAAAAGAAAATCCTTTAAAATTGCTTGCTATAGCTGACCCTGATCTGGCGGAAATGGTTTCAGCGGGACTGAAAAAGAAAAAACGATCCATTTCTGCTGGAAATATAAAGATGCTGGTTGATGAAACCCTGTGGGGATTGTCTGTTGAAATGTCTCTCGGGCGTGCCATTGCCGAGGGATACATTAAGTTCATGGAAAATAAAAACCGCGATAAGCTGTTGCAATATCGTGATTTAACCCGCAAAGGCGGAAGCGTGGGGCCGACCTTTGGTCGGCTTATGGCTATATACCTTGTTCCCGTGTTAAAACATGGTGACGGCAGAATGCTTAACATGTTTCTGGATGCCGTTGATGTGATGCAACAAAAGGGAACCCATACGCTAAAAAGCCCCTTAAAATCTCTAGCCCTTTTATTAGACACCGGGAATAATCAGGCAGCAGCAGAGTATCTTAAACTCCTTGGCACCACTTTTTCCCAAGGTTTGACTTATAGCCAGTGCCAACATTTTTCTTATGTGCTGCCCAAAACGGTACTTTCCTTTTCTTCTTCCAAGCGCCCATGGCAAATTAAACAGTTGATAAGACTGGTAAGTGAAGACATTCGTCTGGTCGATCCTTTTCTTGATGGCATGGAAAAATGCTTGTATCTTCTTTCAAAAGAAGCGTTGGATAAATTTGTATCTTTAGGCCTCAAAAAAGCAAAGCAAAACATGACGCTTGGTATAAAATTTTTATCCCTTACCTCCAAACTGGGTATTGATACCTATGAGGGTATGCAAATAACGGTACCCATTACACAGGTCAAACAGCAGATAAACCATTATCTTCGGGCTCGAACCGGCCTGATGATTCCCATACGGCCTCTGTCCATGATGGCAAAATTTCAAAGTGATGAGGGTGATAGTAAAACAGGCGCTTGCTGCGACGGGAAATTTATTTACCTGCCCGATGAAATAAGTTTCTTTAAAACAAAGGAAGAAAACATCAAACTGTATAAATGCCTTGCCCGGTTTGAATCCGGCTGTTTTGAATTTAACACATTCGATTTTGATTTAGAAAGAGCAAGGGAAAAATACTTCCGGATCAACTCTTTGGCGAAAAGGGCACCCGTCCAGGAGAAAATGTCCGATTTGCAGCGATTTTTCCTGCTTTTTCCCCATAAAGAGCTGGCATCCGACCTGTTTACAATTTTTGAGCAGGGCCGTATTAGAACATTATTTGCCAGGCGGTATCCCGGCTTGGTGAGAAATTTTCTGCCGGTACTTCAAGAGGAAGCGCTGTGCATCTTCAACCAAGAAAGATGTGTGAAGCCTGTTTATCTGCTGTATTTACGAATTGCCCTTGGATGTTCTACTGATGAAGGTTTGTACCCGGATGAAGGGTATATAAAAAAGGCTGCCGAGCGATTTGAAAAAAAAATCAGGGAAGACCATACGGTTGAAGTATGTGCCCATTTGGTCAGTTGTACCTATCCGGAAATAGAGTCGATTTTAAAGCAGAACCCGATCGGTGATCAGCTAGCGGAAGGTTATCTGTCGGTAAAGTTTCCCTTTGGACGTAAACTTCGGCCAGATCTTTTTTATCTGGCAAACAGTCATATGGAAAATATGGCTCAAACAGTTAAGGTGATGCTTGAAGCAAAAGGATATAAAGTTTATAAATCTGAGATAAGAAACTGCCTTGATGCCAACCATGGTACTTTATCTCATGAGGATATACAAGATATGATCGGAACGGGTGAATTTCGCGGAATAAAAATTCAGGAAATAGTCGATTCTGTAAAACCTCAAACCGTTGATATATCCCTTGCTGATGCCGATACAAATAAGACTTTCTGGTACAAAGAATGGGACTGCAATATTCAAGACTATCTTAATGACCATGTAAGAGTGGTGGAAAAATTGCTCAATGGATACCAGGACAATTTTTATAACGATGTCCTTGAGCAGTATCGGTGTTTGGTACAAAAGATTAAATATGCGTTTGAACATTTAAGACCGGAAGGGCTTAAAATATTAAGGCAATGGGTAGAGGGAGATGAATTTGATTACAGGGCCCTTTTGGATTTTGTCATGGACAAAAAGGCGAGGATAATGCCTTCCGACAGGCTTTATATTAAACGGATAAAACAGCAAAGAGATGTGGCTGTTTTGCTTTTGGTAGATCTTTCCAGGTCTACGGCAAATACTGTTTACCGCTCTAAAGCTTCTGTTCTTGATATTGAAAAAGAGGCCATTGTGCTTTTCTGTGAGGCCCTTGAAGTCGTGGGTGATGCCTTTGCAATTGCAGGGTTTTCTGGAACCGGTCGCCTGGGAGTTGATTATTTTAATATAAAAGAATTTGATGAGGATATGGGGACTTCTGTCCGGCAGCGAATAAGTGCCATGGCTCCGCAGCGAAGCACCCGGATGGGCGCAGCCATTCGCCATGCTGCCGGAAAATTTGACCGGGTATCTTCCAAAGTCCGCCTGATGATCATTTTAAGCGACGGTTTTCCGAATGATGTTGACTACAAGCAGGAATATGCTATCAAGGATACACGTAAGGCCATATCCGAAGTGCACTCCAAGAATATTTACGTTCACTCTATAACGGTTAACCTTGCCCAATACTCAAAGCTGGACGATCTTTATGGGGATGTGAAGCACAACATTATTTCGGATATTCGTGAACTTCCCGACAAGCTTTTGCGTATTTACAGCGGGTTGACCCGATAGTCGGTGTTATTATTATGATTATATACGACGATATATTTTCCTGGGAAGGATTTGGCGGCAAGCTGCGTATTGGAAGTGGAAAGTGCAGACTGCGGATCTTTGACCTTAAACAGGGTACTGAGAAAGGGCTTGACTATATAAGACCCATTATCGCCGTGGTTTCGGATATTTCCAGAAGCAATATTAGCATCAAAAGCTGCTCCGGTCATATTGCCACCAAGGTCATCAGAGAATTCAATATTGATCCAAGCCGTATGTTATATGTGGAATATTATCCTGCAGTCATGTATGGTGAAAAGAACGAAAAAATGATACCGGAAAGATATGATGCCATAGAATTTTCCTGGCATGAGGATAAAGCAATAAAACCAAAATGGAGAACCTTAAAGCCACCGCTGGTCGATTTAATTGAGAGATTGATGGAAGAAAGACTAACCCAATAATAAGATTTATTGTTATATATTGCGTTTTAATAAACTTGTTCATTTGATTACCATGTAAGTGTTCCGGGTTACGTGTTGCGAGTTATTAGTCGGAAATAATCCTTTTTTACAACCCGTACCACCTAACTTGTAACAATTGCGTGTGACATAAAAAGAACTTTCTGATAAATAGGATTTGGTAATTTACCTTATTGAGGGAAAAAATATTATGCTGGTACTAGGATTACAGGGAAGTCCCCGAAAAAATGGCAACACCGATTATTTTTTAAAGGCATTTATGAACGAAGCTGAAAAGTCAGGGGTTAAAACCCATACCGTAGAGGTTGCTAAAAAGAATATTCAACCGTGCAGGGGATGCGGTTTTTGTGAGAAACACGGGAAGTGCGTCATTGACGATGACGATATGACCGGAGAGATCTATTCTCTACTTCGACAGGCGGATGTTATTGTGGCTGCCACACCCGTTTTTTTCTACTCCGCAACAGCACAGTTAAAGGCTCTAATTGACAGAAGCCAAACACTGTGGTCAAGGAAATATAAACTAAACGTGGTCGATCCGGGCAGGAAAACGAGACAGGGATTCCTTCTTTCTATAGGCGCGACCAAGGGAAAAAACCTGTTTGATGGTCTTAAGTTGACTATGAAATATTTTTATGATGCAACCGGGGCCGGATTTCACGGCAGCCTGACTTACCGCAGGATTGAAAATAAAGGAGATATCAAAAAGCATCCCACAGTTCTCGATGATATACAGGAAGCTGCCGGCAGCCTTTTAAAGCCGTTTCTTGGCAGAAAGAAAATTATTTTTGCATGCATCGGGAACACATGTCGAAGTCAGATGGCCTCCGCCTTTGCCCAATCCTATGCCGGTGATAGAATAGAGGCTTTAAGCGGTGGCAGCAAGCCGGAGCATGAGATTAATCCGGTCATGGTTGAAGCAATGGGGGAAAGGGGAATAGATATGGCGTTTAGGAAAACCCAATCTTTAGAATCCGCCATTTCCCAGGTAAAACCGGATATGATTATTACCATGGGATGTGGCGAAGAATGTCCCTATGTCCCGGGAGCAACGGTAAAGGATTGGGAGGTGCCGGACCCCGCCGGAAAATCGATGGATTTCATGCGAACGGTTCGTGATGAGATAAAACAGAGAGTAGAAGGGCTTATAAAGAGCCTGACCTAACCAAAATGCTCTTTTTCAGCTTGTTTGGCTGCTGCCAGATAAGTGTTTCGGGTTACGAGTTGCGGGTTTAAAAAGCAGATGAAGGTTCCGATGAACAACACGAAACGCGTAACAATATCATATGACACAAAAAGAAACTGCTGCTAAATAGAACTGATCAATTACGCGATCAGGCTAAAATACAATCCCGGTATATCCAACAAAACTGTCACCAGGACTTTTATCATAACTGGTGGCATAGGTGATCTCTTCCGCTTGCTTGGCTCCCAGCTCTTTTGCAGCAGCTATTGCTGTTGCGGCGGCTCCTGCACAACATGCATTCTGGTTTGACAATGCTTCATTGATCACATCTTCCGGTTTCATGGCGACCATTGCATCAATCACCCGGCGATCATTTTCATTTCGTGCCCAGTCAACTGCCGCTTGCCCCGTTCCTTTGGGTACAAACCCATAGTTGGGTCCATAATGGGTCAGGTCTGTGGAGCCGAGGATATTGATTCTCAGGCCCAGCTTCTTGCCGATCTCGACAACGGCTTTTCCGATTTTAAGAGAATCTTTTGCCGGAGGAACACCAAGGGGAAGGATTTTAACCGTATCAAAGAAATATTTTATAAATGGAAGCTGGAGTTCAATGGTATTGTCCTGGGGAAGGTGATCAGGCGTTTCAATATTAAAGGAAAATCGGCCGGTGAGTTCTTTTGCCAGGGATTTTTCTATTTGGATATCACCAAAGGGGGTTTCCCAGGCGCCTTCTTTCATAATATAGCAAGGTGAGCTTGAATGAAGATGCATTCCAAAAATCACAAAAACATCGGGCGGGTTGTTTTTTTTGAGAGAATGAATCACATGACAGGCAATACTTCCGGAAAAAAACCAGCCGGCATGGGGCACGATTCCGCCTACCGGATTTTCAATTGAGGAAGCTTTTATTTTTTCTTCAAGAAAACGGCTTATTTCCCTTTCGCATTCTTCGGAACTGCCAGGATACCAGGAACCGGCAAAATCGGCTTTTTTAATATTCATCTTTGCTACCTTCATATAGTAATTTTCATAAATTTTCATGCTCGACTGGGCACAACGAGGCATGAAACCTAAGGTTCGACCGGGGAATTGCCTATGGGCCCGTTACCAGACCTAACATATTAGATCGGTATGTAACACGCCCCCTATCTTCTCAGTTAAACCCATACAGGCAGAGACGATCAACGCCGCCGTGGGATTCTTTCCCCTGGGGCTGGCTCAAATCTAATTGAAGTCTGCCTCAGGCAGACCGTACGTTCATTTCTTAATAAGATGGTTATGTCTGGTAACGGGCCCATAGGCAATTCCCCGGTCGAACCGAGCTAAGATTTAAAAACAATATAGAAGTTTATTAAATATCAATCCTTTATCCATGCTGACGAGGCGGTTACCAGAATGATACAGTTCTCCTTACCGGTATTCAACAGCGAATGCCTTGATCCGGTGGGGATCCAGGTGGCATCGCCCACCGCCACCTGCCTTTTATCATCGTCTACCTGGATTTCGCCTGATCCGCTCAGTATAAAATATATTTCTTCCATGGGATCAACATGTTCTTCAATTTTCCTGCCCGGTTCAAGGGTTGCCATGGCAAAGAAACCGATTTCTTTAAGGGTGCGCCGGTCCAGTATCATCTGCGCTACTGCTCCACCATGGGCAATGTAAGTGGTTTCCATGACTTCCTTATCATTTATATTTCTGACAATCATTTATTATTCCTTTCTTTGTATCCTGGCCATGAAGGGTTTTACAGGATACGTGGTGCGGGTTACGGGGAAAAAAAGAGTTATTTTCTCTAACACCTTGCAATCGCATCCTTAGGACACCACCCAACAAAAAAGTTTTAAAAAAAGATATAATGGATCGCGATGACTGTTGTTGTATGATTAATATGGTTTTGCGATTTTTCCGAAAGCCCTTATTTCATCGGGAAGATCTTCCACTTGAATAGTGGGATCCACCCCAAAGGCAAAAGACCTTTCAACGACATTTTCCAACTGAATCACATTGCCGGGCCAATTATATTTCAATAAATAATCCATCGCATCTAAAGATACATTTAGAATCTTTTTTTCGCTCCTGTTTTTAAATTTATGTAAAAAATAGATGATAAGCAGACAGATATCTTCTTTTCGTTCCCTCAATGGGGGTATCTTAATGGAAACGGCATTAAGATAATTGAAGAATTTTCGTTCTAGGCTTCCGTTTTCCAGGCTTTCTTTAGTGTCTTTGTTGGTTGCAGAGATTATCCTTAACCCAAAATCAAGCTTTTCATTGTTGGCGTCTGATTCCATTTGTTTATGCTGCAGCGCCCGGAGGAGTTCGTTCTGAATATCGGGCTGAATTTCAGCAATTTCATCCAGGAAGATGGTTCCGCCTTCATAAGGTTTTAAAAGGTCGATAAAGGTCTCGGGTTTAATTTTTTTAGGGAGTTTTTTTGCCAGACTACTGCAATTAAAAGGGGTAAAGGGTTTGTCTTTCCGCGGACTGTTTTGGTGGATAACATGCGCGGTTAACTCTTTTCCCGTCCCGCTTTCACCCTGAATTAAAACGTTGGGGCTGTGGGGTTTCATTCTGTCAATTATTTCATAAATTTCCTGCATCCTCAGACTGATACCAACCATCTTGCCATATTTATGTCTTTCTTTTATTCTTTTCTTCAGCAATGCATTCTCACGCTTAATCTTTTTTTCCTCGACAATTCGATCAATGATTATTTTTAAAAGATTAAGTTTAAAGGGCTTCTGGAGGTAATCATAGCTTCCTGTTTTCATTGCTTTAACGGCTGACTCCAGGGTTCCGTGGCCCGTTACAATAATGACTTCGATATCGGGACTGTATTCTTTTATTCTTGCCAGGAGTTCGATGCCGTCGAGCCCGGGCATTTTGAAATCGGTAAAAACAATATCAAAATTTTTATCTTTTAATAATTGTAGCGCTTCATCGCCGCTTTCCGCAAGGGAGACCTTATAACCTTGTCTGGTAAGATATTTATCTACAATGTTCAGTATTGCACTATCATCATCAACAAACAGGATTTTATAATCTTCCATAGATACCTCCAAAACACGCGAGGAATATTTTTTCAAAAATTTTCGGCAAACTGCCAGCTACCGGTGGAGCAATTTTTTATTTGCATCATGTTTTTGTCTCATTTTTATCCATGACAGCAAGGTTGGTACTTTTTTTAGACTTCCTTGTTTATTTTATGCCTTTTTATTTTTTCCACCAAGGTGGTTCGTTTAATCTGGAGAAAATCAGCCGCTTTGTTTTTAATCCAGTTTGTTTTTTCAAGCGCATTGATAATAAGGGCTTTTTCATATTCGGTTACGGCGGTATTGAAATCAATTCCTTCATTCGGGATGCCAATTTCAGGCAGAGTTCCCGGTTGTTTTATTGTTTTAAGTTTTAGCGGGAGATCCTGTTCCTTTATTTCAGAACTTTCGCATAGTACCACAAGCCTTTCAATCAGGTTCTTAAGCTCCCGTACATTTCCCGGCCAAGAATAATTCGTCAATATTTTCAAAGCTTCGTTTGAAATCGTTAGAAGATCCTTTTT from Thermodesulfobacteriota bacterium includes these protein-coding regions:
- the purN gene encoding phosphoribosylglycinamide formyltransferase, yielding MENKFRIGVLISGSGTNLQAIIDSCETGKIKGKLAFVGSDNPNAKGLERARRHKIPTLVVDYSSMIKRLNRKTEKALLPDDFNFDDLLSKQTLLLGNANSKKTKTFIMTRAIIEKELLDKMKPYPFDLLVLAGFMRNLTPYFIDRVNTNPGYPRIMNIHPALLPSFPGTDGYGDTFRYGCKVGGCTVHFIDYGEDTGPIIGQKSFQIEKDDTLDTIKKKGLALEWELYAECINLFAENRLKTVKVPYRLKNGEQKERTVVKILDSSPL
- the amrB gene encoding AmmeMemoRadiSam system protein B, which codes for MNIKKADFAGSWYPGSSEECEREISRFLEEKIKASSIENPVGGIVPHAGWFFSGSIACHVIHSLKKNNPPDVFVIFGMHLHSSSPCYIMKEGAWETPFGDIQIEKSLAKELTGRFSFNIETPDHLPQDNTIELQLPFIKYFFDTVKILPLGVPPAKDSLKIGKAVVEIGKKLGLRINILGSTDLTHYGPNYGFVPKGTGQAAVDWARNENDRRVIDAMVAMKPEDVINEALSNQNACCAGAAATAIAAAKELGAKQAEEITYATSYDKSPGDSFVGYTGIVF
- a CDS encoding TraB/GumN family protein; this encodes MINNSNMIHRLDLEDKEIIILGTAHVSKESTQLVKEVIEEEKPDTVCIELCESRYKAIRQKEMWQDTDIVKVIREKKSFLLLTNLLLSSFQKRIASKFDIKPGQEMIQAIETGEALGANIHLADRDIRITLSRTWRTMGFWSKFKLFFQLILSMGGVDEISEQDIEKIKQNDVLETLLADVGKSLPVLKDILIDERDRYLAHKIQTAPGNTIVAVVGAGHVPGIKKYWNVNIDIEPLEQLPPKGKASGILKWMIPAVILMLFVAGFFYGGAATGKEMIKYWLLANGVLAGLGAAIAFAHPLTILSSVLAAPLTSLNPLIAAGWVSGLVEAFSRKPRVRDIESLPEDIISIRGFWKNKVTRILLVVVFTNLGSAVGTFVALPLIVKLL
- a CDS encoding NAD(P)H-dependent oxidoreductase yields the protein MLVLGLQGSPRKNGNTDYFLKAFMNEAEKSGVKTHTVEVAKKNIQPCRGCGFCEKHGKCVIDDDDMTGEIYSLLRQADVIVAATPVFFYSATAQLKALIDRSQTLWSRKYKLNVVDPGRKTRQGFLLSIGATKGKNLFDGLKLTMKYFYDATGAGFHGSLTYRRIENKGDIKKHPTVLDDIQEAAGSLLKPFLGRKKIIFACIGNTCRSQMASAFAQSYAGDRIEALSGGSKPEHEINPVMVEAMGERGIDMAFRKTQSLESAISQVKPDMIITMGCGEECPYVPGATVKDWEVPDPAGKSMDFMRTVRDEIKQRVEGLIKSLT
- a CDS encoding CbbQ/NirQ/NorQ/GpvN family protein, which translates into the protein MAHEIEQNTGSYLIEKEPYYVQTDNEVALFEAAYNARLPVMLKGPTGCGKTRYVEYMAYRLKRPLITVACHEDLFASDLIGRYLLKSDETVWVDGPLTNAVRNGAICYLDEIVEARKDTTVVIHPLTDNRRTLSIDKKGETIRAHKDFMMVISYNPGYQSVLKDLKQSTRQRFVALEFNYPEAEKEARIVSHEGEIEMETAMRLVTLAEKIRSIREHGLAEGASTRLLIYASQLIKRGTPVHQACKTAICLPLTDDERLQETLNDLIEDIF
- a CDS encoding cupin domain-containing protein, whose amino-acid sequence is MIVRNINDKEVMETTYIAHGGAVAQMILDRRTLKEIGFFAMATLEPGRKIEEHVDPMEEIYFILSGSGEIQVDDDKRQVAVGDATWIPTGSRHSLLNTGKENCIILVTASSAWIKD
- a CDS encoding VWA domain-containing protein is translated as MEKENPLKLLAIADPDLAEMVSAGLKKKKRSISAGNIKMLVDETLWGLSVEMSLGRAIAEGYIKFMENKNRDKLLQYRDLTRKGGSVGPTFGRLMAIYLVPVLKHGDGRMLNMFLDAVDVMQQKGTHTLKSPLKSLALLLDTGNNQAAAEYLKLLGTTFSQGLTYSQCQHFSYVLPKTVLSFSSSKRPWQIKQLIRLVSEDIRLVDPFLDGMEKCLYLLSKEALDKFVSLGLKKAKQNMTLGIKFLSLTSKLGIDTYEGMQITVPITQVKQQINHYLRARTGLMIPIRPLSMMAKFQSDEGDSKTGACCDGKFIYLPDEISFFKTKEENIKLYKCLARFESGCFEFNTFDFDLERAREKYFRINSLAKRAPVQEKMSDLQRFFLLFPHKELASDLFTIFEQGRIRTLFARRYPGLVRNFLPVLQEEALCIFNQERCVKPVYLLYLRIALGCSTDEGLYPDEGYIKKAAERFEKKIREDHTVEVCAHLVSCTYPEIESILKQNPIGDQLAEGYLSVKFPFGRKLRPDLFYLANSHMENMAQTVKVMLEAKGYKVYKSEIRNCLDANHGTLSHEDIQDMIGTGEFRGIKIQEIVDSVKPQTVDISLADADTNKTFWYKEWDCNIQDYLNDHVRVVEKLLNGYQDNFYNDVLEQYRCLVQKIKYAFEHLRPEGLKILRQWVEGDEFDYRALLDFVMDKKARIMPSDRLYIKRIKQQRDVAVLLLVDLSRSTANTVYRSKASVLDIEKEAIVLFCEALEVVGDAFAIAGFSGTGRLGVDYFNIKEFDEDMGTSVRQRISAMAPQRSTRMGAAIRHAAGKFDRVSSKVRLMIILSDGFPNDVDYKQEYAIKDTRKAISEVHSKNIYVHSITVNLAQYSKLDDLYGDVKHNIISDIRELPDKLLRIYSGLTR
- a CDS encoding Crp/Fnr family transcriptional regulator, whose translation is MDSKQSFLLNIPGFRGLSKNQVEQVGRIAVEKKIMKGKIIFSEGDEGNGFYIVVKGRVKVFKVSPEGKEHILHIVGPGETFGQVAVYAGRSFPASSEAISQSHLLFIPRVAFVGLIADNPSLAMSMLAVLSLRLREFTIQIENLSLKEVPGRLASYLIYLADEQKTEDTISLPISKGQLASLLGTIPETLSRIFTKMSSQNLIQVSGGEIKISDRTGLDDLAMHGKL
- a CDS encoding NlpC/P60 family protein, with product MTPTSTPYISTKFLAPAHFAVQAGAFSNQRNALRLTNTLQRQGLNAYHFVHQSGLYKVRFGNFPTKNAARKKAELLKANGTIDNFYIVSPQYLRDENSIRSSIVKTAENFIGVPYLWGGASPQKGFDCSGLTMTVYRLNGLNLPRSSIQQWKVGKPVLRSQLIKGDLVFFATIGWKKISHVGIYTGNNKFIHASGTGKKIRRDSLSGKYYRSRYVGARTYL